The genomic stretch TGCGCGATGTGGCCTCGCGGGGCCTGGCAACCCTGCTGGGCTAAGGGTCTCGCTGTCCCGGCCCACCCGGTTGATCTGAAAATCAACAGCGAGCGACTTGGGCCGGCACGGGGCCTTCCTACCAGCTCCGGGTCAATCGTTGTCGTCCAGCGGTGCGCACAGCTTCAGCCTTTCGGCTGCGCCCGGTGCCACCAGTCCACCTGGGCCTGTACCAGCGGGCCACTCAGGGCGTCGGCGGCGGGCAGCTCGTTCACGCCAAACCAGCCCACGTCCAGCACCTCGCCGGGCTGCGGCACCAGATCGCCCGTCACGTCCTGCGCCCGGTACAGCACCGACACGTTGTCCACCACGTCGCCGTTCGGATACGTGAAGCGGTACTGGGGCCCGGCAAACATCTCCAGGGGCTCCAGCGCCCGGGCCCGCAGGCCCGTTTCTTCCTGCAACTCGCGCGCGGCCGTCTGCTCGAAGCTCTCGCCGGGTTCCAGAAAGCCGCCGGGCAGGGTCCAGCGCCGGGTGTGACCGTGGCGCAGCAGCAGCAGGCGGCCCTGGTCATTGGTGACCAGCACGCTGGCGCCCGGGGCAGCCCAGGGCCGGGGCCCAATCACCCGGCGCAGCGCCCGCAGAAAGTCGCCGGGGGGTGGGGGCGGCGGGGTGGGGGCCAGCAGCAGGGGCGGCAGGCCCGCCCAGGCCCGCAGCAGGTTCATGGAAGCGCGGTTGGCGTTGCTGCTGAGGTCGGGCAGATGGGCCAGTTCAAACCAGCGCAGCTCCAGCGTTTCGCCGCTGTCGTCGGGCTGGGCCCGCTCCAGTGCTGCCGCCGGCAGGGTGCCGTGCGCCCGCAGACCCACCACATAAATCTCGTCGCCGTGTGGATAGCGGTGGTACAGTTCCGGACCGCTCTGCAGGCCATCCGGCAGGGGCAGCAGGCGCAGGTTGTCGCAGTGCAGGCCAGTTTCTTCGTGCAGCTCGCGCCGCGCGCCACTCAGAAAGTCCTCGCCGGGGTTCAGGGCGCCGCCCGGTTCGCTCCAGCGGCCATCGTCGCCCCGGCGCTGCAGCAGCACCCGGCCCCGTTCGTCCTGCAGCAGCACGCCCACCGCCGCCCCCACCAGCGGGCGCGTGCCCCATCCCCGGCGCAGTGCCATCAAGTCCATGGGCCTGAGCC from Deinococcus arcticus encodes the following:
- a CDS encoding NUDIX domain-containing protein, with the protein product MDLMALRRGWGTRPLVGAAVGVLLQDERGRVLLQRRGDDGRWSEPGGALNPGEDFLSGARRELHEETGLHCDNLRLLPLPDGLQSGPELYHRYPHGDEIYVVGLRAHGTLPAAALERAQPDDSGETLELRWFELAHLPDLSSNANRASMNLLRAWAGLPPLLLAPTPPPPPPGDFLRALRRVIGPRPWAAPGASVLVTNDQGRLLLLRHGHTRRWTLPGGFLEPGESFEQTAARELQEETGLRARALEPLEMFAGPQYRFTYPNGDVVDNVSVLYRAQDVTGDLVPQPGEVLDVGWFGVNELPAADALSGPLVQAQVDWWHRAQPKG